In the Kitasatospora terrestris genome, one interval contains:
- a CDS encoding arginine repressor: MTAPHADQPAAGPTPQVPQTRTARHRRIVDLLTRQPVRSQSQLAKLLADDGLVVTQATLSRDLDELGAVKIRNRDGALIYAVPAEGGDRTPRAPMGESASEARMARLAGELMVSATASGNLVVLRTPPGAAQFLASAIDAAEVFEVIGTIAGDDTVLLISRDPAGGQALADHLMQLAQAKAQ, from the coding sequence ATGACCGCACCTCACGCCGACCAGCCCGCCGCCGGTCCGACGCCGCAGGTCCCGCAGACCCGCACCGCGCGCCACCGGCGGATCGTGGACCTGTTGACCCGTCAACCCGTCCGTTCGCAGAGCCAGCTGGCCAAGCTGCTCGCCGACGACGGGCTGGTGGTCACCCAGGCCACGCTCTCCCGGGACCTGGACGAGCTGGGCGCGGTGAAGATCCGCAACCGGGACGGCGCGCTCATCTACGCCGTCCCGGCCGAGGGCGGCGACCGCACGCCGCGTGCACCGATGGGCGAGTCCGCCAGTGAGGCCCGGATGGCCCGGCTGGCGGGCGAGCTCATGGTCTCCGCCACGGCTTCCGGCAACCTCGTGGTGCTCCGCACCCCGCCGGGCGCGGCCCAGTTCCTGGCCTCCGCGATCGACGCGGCCGAGGTCTTCGAGGTCATCGGCACCATCGCCGGCGACGACACCGTGCTGCTGATCAGTCGCGACCCGGCCGGCGGCCAGGCGCTGGCCGACCACCTGATGCAGCTGGCCCAGGCCAAGGCCCAGTAG
- the argH gene encoding argininosuccinate lyase, protein MTADRNADVRLWGARFADGPSEALAKLSASVHFDWRLAPYDIAGSKAHARVLHKAGLLGDAELDGMLAGLDQLLADVEAGSFVGTVADEDVHTALERGLLERLGADLGGKLRAGRSRNDQIATLFRMYLRDHARTIGGLLLDLQHALVGLAEAHPDTAMPGRTHLQHAQPVLFAHHVLAHVQALGRDAERLRQWDARTAVSPYGSGALAGSSLGLDPQAVAADLGFEGGSVGNSIDGTASRDFVAEFAFVTAMIGINLSRIAEEIIIWNTKEFGFITLHDAFSTGSSIMPQKKNPDIAELARGKSGRLIGNLTGLLATLKALPLAYNRDLQEDKEPVFDSCDTLEVLLPAFTGMVATLTVHRERLEELAPAGFSLATDIAEWLVKQGVPFRVAHEVAGACVKVCEAQGIELADLTNEQFASISEHLTPEVRSVLSVHGAIASRSGRGGTAPSAVAVQLAEIKADLAVQESWVK, encoded by the coding sequence ATGACTGCCGACCGGAACGCCGACGTCCGACTCTGGGGAGCGCGCTTCGCCGACGGCCCCTCCGAGGCGCTGGCCAAGCTCTCCGCCTCGGTCCACTTCGACTGGCGGCTTGCCCCGTACGACATCGCCGGCTCCAAGGCCCACGCCCGCGTCCTGCACAAGGCCGGCCTGCTCGGCGACGCCGAGCTCGACGGCATGCTGGCCGGCCTCGACCAGCTGCTCGCCGACGTCGAGGCGGGCAGCTTCGTCGGCACCGTCGCCGACGAGGACGTGCACACGGCGCTGGAGCGCGGCCTGCTGGAGCGGCTCGGCGCCGACCTCGGCGGCAAGCTCCGGGCCGGGCGCTCGCGCAACGACCAGATCGCCACGCTGTTCCGGATGTACCTGCGCGACCACGCCAGGACCATCGGCGGCCTGCTCCTCGACCTCCAGCACGCCCTGGTCGGCCTCGCCGAGGCGCACCCCGACACCGCGATGCCGGGCCGCACCCACCTCCAGCACGCCCAGCCGGTGCTCTTCGCCCACCACGTGCTCGCCCACGTCCAGGCCCTCGGCCGTGACGCCGAGCGGCTGCGCCAGTGGGACGCCCGCACCGCGGTCTCCCCGTACGGCTCCGGCGCGCTGGCCGGCTCCTCGCTCGGCCTGGACCCGCAGGCGGTCGCCGCGGACCTCGGGTTCGAGGGCGGCTCGGTCGGCAACTCGATCGACGGCACCGCCTCGCGCGACTTCGTGGCGGAGTTCGCCTTCGTCACCGCGATGATCGGCATCAACCTCTCGCGGATCGCGGAGGAGATCATCATCTGGAACACCAAGGAGTTCGGCTTCATCACGCTGCACGACGCCTTCTCCACCGGGTCGTCGATCATGCCGCAGAAGAAGAACCCCGACATCGCCGAGCTCGCCCGCGGCAAGTCCGGCCGCCTGATCGGCAACCTGACCGGCCTGCTCGCCACCCTGAAGGCACTGCCGCTGGCCTACAACCGCGACCTCCAGGAGGACAAGGAGCCGGTCTTCGACTCCTGCGACACGCTCGAGGTCCTGCTGCCCGCCTTCACCGGCATGGTCGCCACGCTCACCGTGCACCGCGAGCGGCTGGAGGAGCTGGCGCCGGCCGGCTTCTCGCTGGCCACCGACATCGCCGAGTGGCTGGTCAAGCAGGGCGTGCCGTTCCGCGTCGCGCACGAGGTCGCGGGCGCCTGCGTCAAGGTCTGCGAGGCCCAGGGGATCGAGCTGGCCGACCTCACTAACGAGCAGTTCGCATCGATCTCCGAGCACCTGACGCCCGAGGTCCGGTCGGTGCTGAGCGTCCACGGCGCGATCGCCTCGCGCAGCGGCCGCGGCGGCACCGCCCCGTCGGCGGTCGCCGTCCAGCTCGCCGAGATCAAGGCGGACCTGGCGGTCCAGGAGTCCTGGGTGAAGTGA
- a CDS encoding FAD-binding oxidoreductase, translating to MKAADALREGFRGQVVVPGDAGYDAARAVWNGAIDRRPEVIARCTGTADVLRAVTVAREHGLLTAVRGGGHNIAGLAVCDGGMVIDLSAMRGVRVDPQRRIARAQPGTTWGGFDHETQAFRLATPGGLMSSTGIAGFTLGGGFGWLSRAYGLACDNLLEADVVTAEGRVVTASAATHPDLFWGLRGGGGNFGVVTTFTYRLHRIGPAVLCGGLFFPAEHLAATVRAVRDLMADAPDELFASCIFGRAPAAPFLPAGWHGRPVVRVGVCWAGRADRGREVVAPLRALPHLVADAVQTRPYTVWQQMLDPGWGPGAHNYWKSEYLSVLDDAAIDTVAAHFATVTSPLSDVKLAFLGGAIARVGPEDTAYTHRAAPYLLNINSRWESGEPDPHVAWTRAFWNAMRPHSSGGVYVNFLGQEGPGRVLEAYGRAKYERLTALKDRWDPENFFRVNQNIPPSV from the coding sequence GTGAAGGCTGCGGACGCCCTCCGTGAGGGCTTTCGGGGGCAGGTGGTGGTGCCCGGCGACGCCGGGTACGACGCGGCGCGCGCGGTGTGGAACGGCGCGATCGACCGCCGGCCCGAGGTGATCGCCCGCTGCACCGGCACCGCCGACGTCCTGCGGGCCGTCACCGTGGCCCGCGAGCACGGCCTGCTCACCGCCGTCCGCGGCGGTGGCCACAACATCGCGGGCCTGGCGGTCTGCGACGGCGGCATGGTGATCGACCTGTCCGCGATGCGCGGGGTCCGGGTCGATCCGCAGCGCCGGATCGCCCGGGCGCAGCCGGGCACCACCTGGGGCGGCTTCGACCACGAGACGCAGGCCTTCCGGCTGGCCACGCCGGGCGGCCTGATGTCCTCCACCGGCATCGCGGGGTTCACTCTCGGCGGCGGCTTCGGCTGGCTGAGCCGCGCGTACGGGCTGGCCTGCGACAACCTGCTGGAAGCGGACGTGGTGACGGCGGAGGGCCGGGTGGTCACCGCGAGCGCGGCCACCCACCCCGACCTGTTCTGGGGTCTGCGCGGCGGCGGCGGCAACTTCGGTGTCGTCACCACCTTCACCTACCGCCTGCACCGGATCGGCCCGGCCGTGCTGTGCGGCGGGCTGTTCTTCCCGGCCGAGCACCTGGCCGCCACGGTCCGTGCGGTCCGCGACCTGATGGCGGACGCCCCGGACGAGCTGTTCGCCTCCTGCATCTTCGGCCGGGCGCCGGCCGCGCCCTTCCTGCCGGCCGGGTGGCACGGGCGGCCGGTCGTCCGGGTCGGGGTCTGCTGGGCGGGTCGCGCGGACCGCGGGCGCGAGGTGGTGGCGCCGCTGCGGGCGCTGCCGCACCTGGTGGCGGACGCCGTGCAGACCCGGCCGTACACCGTGTGGCAGCAGATGCTGGATCCCGGCTGGGGGCCGGGCGCGCACAACTACTGGAAGTCGGAGTACCTGTCGGTGCTCGACGACGCCGCGATCGACACGGTGGCCGCGCACTTCGCGACCGTCACCTCGCCGCTCTCCGACGTCAAACTCGCCTTCCTCGGCGGCGCGATCGCCCGGGTCGGTCCGGAGGACACCGCGTACACCCACCGCGCGGCGCCGTACCTGCTGAACATCAACAGCCGCTGGGAGTCGGGCGAGCCGGATCCGCACGTGGCGTGGACCCGGGCGTTCTGGAACGCGATGCGGCCGCACTCCTCGGGCGGGGTGTACGTGAACTTCCTCGGCCAGGAGGGGCCCGGCCGGGTCCTGGAGGCGTACGGCAGGGCGAAGTACGAACGGCTGACGGCGCTCAAGGACCGCTGGGACCCGGAGAACTTCTTCCGCGTCAACCAGAACATCCCGCCCAGCGTCTGA
- a CDS encoding sigma-70 family RNA polymerase sigma factor, whose product MLPVTELRPALTAFLTVLATGAGVDADDLEQSVWLRAMERSRTSGLPVDVRNWLRGLAVREALSGRGGGPETAVARVTQRHRGPEEELLRAERSESLRRALDLVPGRCRELLEELAASPDLTYRQLADRLDLPRGSIGPLRSRCLGRLRSLVAAVREE is encoded by the coding sequence GTGCTCCCCGTGACCGAGCTGCGGCCCGCGCTCACCGCCTTCCTCACCGTCCTCGCCACCGGCGCCGGCGTGGACGCCGACGACCTGGAACAGTCCGTCTGGCTACGTGCGATGGAACGCTCGCGGACCTCCGGCCTGCCGGTCGACGTCCGCAACTGGCTCCGCGGCCTCGCCGTCCGCGAGGCGCTGTCCGGCCGCGGGGGCGGCCCGGAGACCGCGGTGGCGCGGGTGACGCAGCGTCATCGCGGGCCGGAGGAGGAGCTGCTCCGGGCGGAGCGGAGCGAGTCCCTCCGGCGTGCGCTCGACCTGGTGCCGGGCCGGTGCCGGGAGCTGCTGGAGGAGCTCGCGGCCTCGCCGGACCTCACCTACCGGCAGCTGGCCGACCGGCTGGACCTGCCGCGCGGCTCGATCGGGCCGCTCCGCTCGCGCTGTCTGGGGCGGCTGCGGTCGCTGGTGGCGGCGGTGCGGGAGGAGTGA
- a CDS encoding GNAT family N-acetyltransferase, which yields MGMSVIISTARQDEAEQILKLQYLGYQGEAELYADWTIDPLTQTLESLREELAERHVLVARLGDEVVGSVRGWVDEEGVGRIGRLVVHPRMQRHGLGRRLLAGIEAQLAEAGAVGGFELFTGHRSLANLRLYQRQGYRQTGVREVSRQLSIVTMAKPVAASLAA from the coding sequence ATGGGCATGAGTGTGATCATCTCGACGGCACGCCAGGACGAGGCGGAGCAGATCCTGAAGCTCCAGTACCTCGGTTACCAGGGCGAGGCCGAGCTGTACGCGGACTGGACGATCGACCCGCTGACGCAGACCCTGGAGAGCCTGCGCGAGGAGCTGGCGGAACGCCACGTCCTGGTCGCCAGGCTCGGCGACGAGGTCGTGGGCTCGGTCCGCGGCTGGGTGGACGAGGAGGGCGTGGGCCGGATCGGCCGCCTGGTGGTCCACCCCCGGATGCAGCGCCACGGCCTGGGCCGGCGGCTGCTGGCCGGGATCGAGGCGCAGCTGGCCGAGGCCGGCGCGGTGGGCGGCTTCGAGCTGTTCACCGGCCACCGCAGCCTGGCGAACCTGCGTCTGTACCAGCGTCAGGGCTACCGGCAGACCGGGGTCCGCGAGGTGTCCCGGCAGCTGTCGATCGTCACCATGGCCAAGCCCGTCGCGGCCTCCCTGGCGGCCTGA
- a CDS encoding methionine ABC transporter ATP-binding protein, with protein sequence MITTKDLTKVYRSRGREVTALHGVDLHVREGEVYGVVGTSGAGKSTLIRCVNLLERPSSGSVTVDGVELTALPGGERAGRELREARRRIGMVFQHFNLLSSRTVQQNVELPLEIIGLDRTQRRRKAAELLDLVGLGDRARSYPSQLSGGQKQRVGIARALAGDPKVLLSDEATSALDPETTRSILKLLRDLNQQLGLTVLLITHEMDVIKSVCDSAALMRGGRVVESGGLTGLLADPNSQLARELFPLGDFGSGHPGRTVLEITFQGDAPAQPFVSQLARTYQIDINILGAAVETIAGLMVGRMRVELPGSHQDNVVPIGYLREQGLQVDVLDVNGAAA encoded by the coding sequence GTGATCACCACCAAGGACCTGACGAAGGTCTACCGCTCCCGGGGCCGCGAGGTCACCGCCCTGCACGGCGTCGACCTGCACGTACGCGAGGGCGAGGTCTACGGGGTCGTCGGCACCAGCGGCGCCGGCAAGTCCACCCTGATCCGCTGCGTGAACCTGCTGGAGCGCCCCAGCTCCGGCAGCGTCACCGTGGACGGCGTCGAGCTGACCGCGCTGCCCGGCGGCGAGCGGGCCGGCCGCGAACTGCGCGAGGCCCGCCGGCGGATCGGCATGGTGTTCCAGCACTTCAACCTGCTGTCCTCGCGCACCGTCCAGCAGAACGTCGAACTCCCGCTGGAGATCATCGGCCTGGACCGCACCCAGCGCCGCCGCAAGGCCGCCGAACTGCTCGACCTGGTCGGCCTCGGCGACCGCGCCCGCAGCTACCCGAGCCAGCTCTCCGGCGGCCAGAAGCAGCGCGTCGGCATCGCCCGGGCGCTGGCCGGCGACCCCAAGGTGCTGCTCTCCGACGAGGCCACCAGCGCCCTCGACCCGGAGACCACCCGCTCCATCCTCAAGCTGCTGCGCGACCTCAACCAGCAGCTCGGCCTGACCGTCCTGCTGATCACCCACGAGATGGACGTGATCAAGTCGGTCTGCGACTCGGCGGCGCTGATGCGCGGCGGCCGGGTGGTGGAGTCCGGCGGCCTCACCGGGCTGCTCGCCGACCCGAACTCGCAGCTCGCCCGCGAGCTGTTCCCGCTCGGCGACTTCGGCAGCGGCCACCCCGGCCGGACCGTCCTGGAGATCACCTTCCAGGGCGACGCGCCCGCCCAGCCGTTCGTCTCCCAGCTCGCCCGCACCTACCAGATCGACATCAACATCCTCGGTGCCGCGGTGGAGACCATCGCCGGCCTGATGGTCGGCCGGATGCGCGTCGAACTGCCCGGCAGCCACCAGGACAACGTGGTGCCGATCGGCTACCTGCGCGAGCAGGGCCTGCAGGTGGACGTGCTGGACGTGAACGGAGCCGCGGCATGA
- a CDS encoding methionine ABC transporter permease gives MTWDQMQELMWPATWETLGMVGLSSVITIVVGLPVGLLLVLTDRGGLLQNLAVSRVLGMIVNIGRSIPFIILVVALIPFTRWVTGTTLGWQAASVPLAVGAIPFFARLVETSVREVDPGLVEAVQSMGGSTPTIVRKTLLPESLPSLIAAVTTTVIALIGYSAIAGAVGGGGLGSLAITYGYQRFETAFMWVIVAEIVVIVTVLQTIGDQAARRLSHRGDYASPLAFFRSAAARPAEAEEDTLSVH, from the coding sequence ATGACCTGGGACCAGATGCAGGAACTGATGTGGCCCGCCACCTGGGAGACCCTGGGGATGGTCGGCCTCAGCTCGGTCATCACCATCGTGGTCGGCCTGCCGGTCGGACTGCTGCTCGTGCTCACCGACAGGGGCGGGCTGCTGCAGAACCTGGCGGTCAGCCGGGTGCTCGGCATGATCGTCAACATCGGCCGCTCGATCCCGTTCATCATCCTCGTGGTCGCGCTGATCCCGTTCACCCGCTGGGTCACCGGCACCACCCTCGGCTGGCAGGCCGCCAGCGTGCCGCTGGCCGTCGGCGCTATCCCGTTCTTCGCCCGGCTGGTGGAGACCTCCGTCCGCGAGGTCGACCCCGGCCTGGTCGAGGCGGTGCAGTCGATGGGCGGCTCCACCCCGACGATCGTCCGCAAGACCCTGCTGCCCGAGTCGCTGCCCTCGCTGATCGCCGCCGTCACCACCACGGTGATCGCGCTGATCGGCTACTCGGCGATCGCCGGCGCGGTCGGCGGCGGCGGCCTCGGATCCCTCGCCATCACCTACGGCTACCAGCGCTTCGAGACCGCCTTCATGTGGGTGATCGTCGCGGAGATCGTGGTCATCGTGACCGTCCTGCAGACCATCGGCGACCAGGCCGCCCGCAGGCTCTCCCACCGCGGCGACTACGCCAGCCCGCTCGCGTTCTTCCGCAGCGCCGCCGCCCGGCCCGCCGAGGCCGAAGAGGACACCCTGTCCGTCCACTGA
- a CDS encoding MetQ/NlpA family ABC transporter substrate-binding protein has product MRNVLKTTVVTATAAGLALTLAACGSDSSTGGASADPNKALTVVASPTPHAQILQYVKDNLAASAGLKLDIKVVNDYVTPNTSVQDGSADANYFQHVPYLEEFNKKNGTNVVSVETVHLEPLGLYSKKVKAVTELADGAQVALPNDATNEGRALKLLADNNVITLKSGAGVTASVQDIASNPKNLKFKELEAAQLPRALPDVDAAVINGNYALEANLKPATDALILEKAEGNPYANILAVKKGNESDPRVKKLAELLHSDQVKKYIQDTFQGSVIPAF; this is encoded by the coding sequence GTGCGTAACGTTCTGAAGACCACCGTCGTCACCGCCACGGCCGCCGGCCTCGCCCTCACCCTCGCGGCGTGCGGCAGCGACAGCTCGACCGGCGGTGCCTCCGCCGACCCCAACAAGGCCCTCACGGTGGTCGCCAGCCCCACCCCGCACGCCCAGATCCTCCAGTACGTGAAGGACAACCTGGCGGCGTCGGCCGGGCTGAAGCTCGACATCAAGGTGGTCAACGACTACGTGACCCCCAACACCTCGGTCCAGGACGGCTCCGCGGACGCCAACTACTTCCAGCACGTGCCGTACCTGGAGGAGTTCAACAAGAAGAACGGCACCAACGTGGTCTCGGTGGAGACCGTCCACCTGGAGCCGCTCGGCCTCTACTCCAAGAAGGTCAAGGCCGTCACCGAGCTGGCCGACGGCGCCCAGGTCGCGCTGCCCAACGACGCCACCAACGAGGGCCGGGCGCTCAAGCTGCTCGCCGACAACAACGTCATCACCCTCAAGTCCGGCGCCGGCGTCACCGCCTCCGTCCAGGACATCGCCTCCAACCCGAAGAACCTCAAGTTCAAGGAGCTGGAGGCGGCCCAGCTGCCGCGCGCCCTGCCGGACGTGGACGCCGCCGTCATCAACGGCAACTACGCCCTGGAGGCCAACCTCAAGCCCGCCACCGACGCGCTGATCCTGGAGAAGGCCGAGGGCAACCCGTACGCCAACATCCTGGCCGTCAAGAAGGGCAACGAGAGCGACCCGCGGGTCAAGAAGCTCGCCGAGCTGCTCCACTCCGACCAGGTCAAGAAGTACATCCAGGACACCTTCCAGGGCTCCGTCATCCCGGCGTTCTGA